The genomic segment TCCTGGGTACTGCTTCTTCGTCATCGCTCGGGTCCCTTCGTCGTCGCGGGAATACTGAACACGCCCGGGCAGCGTGGGCATCTGCGCCGCGTGGACCTGATCGGTCAGACCGCTTGGGCCAGCACGATGCCCGCCTGAATGAGGCCGACGAGCCCTCCAAGCACCCCACCGATGACGATGAGGGTCAACTCGTCCTCTTCAAAGATTCCTCGCAAGAGGCGCTCGAACTCAGGCTTCGACATCGACGCGATCCGGTTTCTGACCAACTCTGCAACACCCAGCTTGGCGTGCACGACCTCGTCGATGTCCTCGCGGATTTCTGGAAGACGCCTTCCCAGGTGAGTAACCAAGAGCACCTGCACCTCTCGCACCTGCTGGTCGGTCACCTCGGTCTCGGTCAGCATGGCGACGACCGGACGTTGTTCGTCGATCGCTGCCGTGATCCGTCGCAACAGCACGGTCGCGATACGAACGCCGGTTTGGCCCTCAGCCAAGACACGGATGAGGTTCGACGGAGTGAAGATCTCGTTCGCCACCACGTCGGCGTACTCGGCGGCGATCTCGGGCTGCCGCTTTGAGAACATGCCCTGGTAGCGAATGATGCCCAAGAATCGGCGCTCCTCCAAGGGACGGAAGATCATCTGCAATGCCAGCCAGTTGGTACCCAGACCGACGAGAACCCCAATGATCGGCATCAGCCACCATTGACCCAACACGCCGTACAGCGCCGCTTGGGCGACACCGACCAACAGGCC from the Candidatus Microthrix subdominans genome contains:
- a CDS encoding DUF445 family protein — encoded protein: MSGDVSLQVLILIPLITGFIGMATNWAAVKMIFLPRRFVGIGRIGWQGVVPARNDQFASESADSVGKVISARELAERLDPREMQSEIAERLDKELPELLHMSFDVIRPGRWDEMAPVARDMVVGQVRSEVLKLATEVFEDVREISDETLDLHALVFELLAGANADRLSDLFQRMGRKELRFIVYYGGIFGLLVGVAQAALYGVLGQWWLMPIIGVLVGLGTNWLALQMIFRPLEERRFLGIIRYQGMFSKRQPEIAAEYADVVANEIFTPSNLIRVLAEGQTGVRIATVLLRRITAAIDEQRPVVAMLTETEVTDQQVREVQVLLVTHLGRRLPEIREDIDEVVHAKLGVAELVRNRIASMSKPEFERLLRGIFEEDELTLIVIGGVLGGLVGLIQAGIVLAQAV